One Methylobacterium oryzae DNA window includes the following coding sequences:
- a CDS encoding polyphosphate kinase 2 family protein — MSKKHGKHHRGHKRGDGMTGEADLHGATVDHRPSTARWAGSVDSVAESVPAALGRHGPVPIRPAPGIVAVEPGAPFDLGTVDPDDVGGLDKDWAKDALAQERARIVALQERLYAERARSLLLVFQAIDTGGKDGTIRSVLKGVNPQGCAVASFKVPSSEELDHDFLWRYHARVPGRGMIGVFNRSHYEDVLVVRVKGLVPDAVWQSRYGRINDFERLLTESGTTVVKFFLHISKAEQKRRLEARIADPEKHWKFDPADLVERKSWDAYQQAFADALGRCSTPEAPWLVVPANHKWFRNYVIARTVADTLEAMDPRFPEAAKGIADLTVPD; from the coding sequence ATGTCCAAGAAGCACGGCAAGCATCATCGCGGCCACAAACGCGGTGACGGCATGACAGGTGAGGCCGATCTGCATGGCGCCACCGTGGATCACCGCCCGTCGACGGCCCGCTGGGCCGGCAGCGTCGACAGCGTGGCCGAATCCGTCCCGGCGGCGCTCGGCCGGCACGGGCCGGTACCGATCCGCCCGGCGCCCGGCATCGTGGCGGTCGAACCGGGGGCGCCCTTCGATCTCGGCACGGTCGATCCCGACGACGTCGGCGGTCTCGACAAGGACTGGGCGAAGGACGCCCTCGCCCAGGAGCGGGCGCGCATCGTCGCCCTCCAGGAGCGCCTCTACGCGGAGCGCGCCAGGAGCCTCCTGCTGGTGTTCCAGGCGATCGACACGGGCGGCAAGGACGGCACGATCCGGTCGGTGCTCAAGGGGGTGAACCCCCAGGGCTGCGCGGTGGCCTCGTTCAAGGTGCCCTCGAGCGAGGAGCTCGATCACGACTTCCTGTGGCGCTACCACGCCCGGGTGCCGGGGCGCGGCATGATCGGTGTGTTCAACCGCAGCCACTACGAGGACGTGCTCGTCGTGCGGGTGAAAGGCCTCGTGCCGGATGCGGTCTGGCAGAGCCGCTACGGCCGGATCAACGATTTCGAGCGCCTGCTCACCGAGTCGGGCACGACGGTCGTGAAGTTCTTCCTGCACATCTCCAAGGCGGAGCAGAAGCGGCGCCTGGAGGCCCGGATCGCCGACCCCGAGAAGCACTGGAAGTTCGACCCGGCCGACCTGGTCGAGCGGAAATCCTGGGACGCCTACCAGCAGGCCTTCGCGGACGCCCTCGGCCGCTGCTCGACGCCCGAGGCGCCCTGGCTGGTAGTGCCGGCCAACCACAAGTGGTTCCGCAACTACGTGATTGCCCGGACCGTGGCGGATACGCTGGAGGCCATGGACCCGCGATTCCCCGAGGCCGCCAAAGGCATCGCGGATCTGACGGTCCCCGACTGA
- the fabI gene encoding enoyl-ACP reductase FabI produces the protein MAEHGQGLLAGKRGIVLGVANNRSIAWGIARSARAHGAELAFTYQGDALRKRVEPLAKELDAHVIGHCDVTEAATIDAVFAEAARVFPDGIDFVVHCVAFSDKDELTGRYIETSEDNFTKSLLVSCYSFTAVAQRAEKIMRPGGSLVTLTYYGAEKWMPHYNVMGVAKAALEASVRYLAADLGPKNIRVNAISAGPIKTLAASGIGDFRYILKWNEYNAPLRRTVTIGEVGETASYLVSDMAAGMTGEILHVDAGYHVVGMKNPEAPDLTLDKD, from the coding sequence ATGGCGGAACACGGGCAGGGCCTTCTGGCGGGCAAGCGGGGCATCGTCCTCGGGGTCGCCAACAACCGCTCGATCGCCTGGGGCATCGCCCGCAGCGCCCGCGCCCACGGGGCCGAACTGGCCTTCACCTACCAGGGCGACGCCCTGCGCAAGCGTGTCGAGCCCCTGGCCAAGGAACTCGACGCCCACGTGATCGGGCACTGCGACGTCACCGAGGCGGCCACGATCGACGCGGTCTTCGCGGAGGCCGCCAGGGTCTTCCCGGACGGCATCGACTTCGTCGTCCACTGCGTCGCCTTCTCCGACAAGGACGAGCTGACCGGCCGCTACATCGAGACCTCCGAGGACAATTTCACCAAGTCGCTCCTGGTCTCCTGCTACTCGTTCACCGCCGTGGCCCAGCGCGCCGAGAAGATCATGCGCCCGGGCGGCTCGCTGGTGACGCTGACCTATTACGGCGCCGAGAAGTGGATGCCCCACTACAACGTGATGGGCGTCGCCAAGGCGGCCCTGGAGGCGTCGGTGCGCTACCTCGCGGCCGATCTCGGCCCGAAGAACATCCGGGTCAACGCCATCTCGGCCGGCCCGATCAAGACCCTCGCGGCCTCCGGGATCGGCGATTTCCGCTACATCCTGAAGTGGAATGAGTACAACGCGCCCCTGCGCCGGACCGTGACGATCGGGGAGGTGGGGGAGACCGCGTCCTACCTCGTCTCCGACATGGCGGCCGGCATGACCGGTGAGATCCTCCACGTGGATGCCGGCTACCACGTCGTCGGCATGAAAAATCCCGAGGCGCCGGATCTCACCCTCGACAAGGACTGA
- a CDS encoding DnaJ C-terminal domain-containing protein: MRNPYDVLGVAKGASEAEIKKAYRKLAKDFHPDRNKNDAKAKDRFAEANSAYEILGDSEKRKQFDRGEIDAEGKPRATGFEGFGGFGGGRGGNFDFENMARAQRGGGGGMGEDIFSHIFGEAFRAGGAGPGGQRQAARGEDVAAELLVTLEQVASEEKLRLALPTGREVDVVIPRGVVDGQTIRLRGLGQSGGLRAEPGDALLTIRIRQHPRFTVEGADLRTSVDVPLEDAVLGGTIRVPTLTGAVEMKIPAMTSSGRTFRLRGKGLPKKDGTRGDLFATTAIVLPEGEDAALTEFARGRRAANAA; the protein is encoded by the coding sequence ATGCGCAATCCCTACGACGTGCTGGGCGTGGCCAAGGGGGCGAGCGAGGCCGAGATCAAGAAGGCCTATCGCAAGCTCGCCAAGGACTTCCACCCCGATCGCAACAAGAACGACGCCAAGGCCAAGGACCGGTTCGCCGAGGCGAATTCGGCCTACGAGATCCTGGGCGATTCCGAGAAGCGCAAGCAGTTCGACCGCGGCGAGATCGACGCCGAGGGCAAGCCGCGCGCGACCGGCTTCGAGGGGTTCGGCGGCTTCGGCGGCGGGCGCGGGGGCAATTTCGATTTCGAGAACATGGCGCGCGCGCAGCGCGGCGGCGGCGGCGGGATGGGCGAGGACATCTTCTCGCACATCTTCGGGGAGGCTTTCCGCGCCGGCGGCGCCGGTCCGGGCGGCCAGCGCCAGGCGGCCAGGGGCGAGGACGTCGCCGCGGAACTGCTGGTGACGCTGGAGCAGGTCGCCAGCGAGGAGAAGCTGCGCCTCGCCCTGCCCACGGGCCGCGAGGTCGACGTCGTGATTCCCCGCGGCGTGGTCGACGGCCAGACCATCCGACTGCGCGGCCTCGGCCAGAGCGGCGGCCTCCGGGCCGAGCCGGGCGACGCCCTCCTCACCATCCGGATCCGGCAGCACCCGCGCTTCACCGTCGAGGGGGCCGACCTGCGCACCAGCGTCGACGTCCCGCTGGAGGATGCCGTGCTCGGCGGCACGATCCGCGTGCCGACGCTCACCGGCGCCGTCGAGATGAAGATCCCGGCGATGACGAGTTCCGGCCGCACATTCCGCCTGCGCGGCAAGGGGCTTCCGAAGAAGGACGGCACCCGCGGCGACCTGTTCGCCACGACGGCGATCGTCCTGCCGGAGGGCGAGGACGCGGCACTGACCGAATTCGCCCGCGGCCGCCGGGCGGCCAACGCGGCCTGA
- a CDS encoding VOC family protein: MHYACDHLHLRSRDAVAAASFYVETFGAREVKRVGADPVQRVVLDLGGLAVFIEQAPDEIAPATATPCLGIEHFGLRVADIEAAMADLTARGVPVRTGITERGPGLRIAFVEGPDGALIEILERKSA, encoded by the coding sequence ATGCACTACGCCTGCGACCACCTCCACCTGCGCAGCCGCGACGCCGTCGCGGCCGCCTCCTTCTACGTCGAGACCTTCGGGGCCCGGGAGGTGAAGCGCGTCGGCGCGGACCCGGTGCAGCGCGTCGTGCTCGACCTCGGCGGCCTCGCCGTCTTCATCGAGCAGGCCCCGGACGAGATCGCGCCGGCGACCGCCACGCCCTGCCTCGGGATCGAGCATTTCGGGCTGCGCGTCGCCGACATCGAGGCCGCGATGGCCGATCTCACCGCCCGGGGCGTGCCCGTGCGGACCGGCATCACGGAGCGCGGCCCCGGCCTCCGGATCGCCTTCGTGGAGGGCCCCGACGGGGCGCTGATCGAGATCCTGGAGCGGAAATCCGCCTGA
- a CDS encoding histidine phosphatase family protein gives MGTIYFIRHGQTAWNAEGRLQGGRDTDLNAQGEAQAAAVAERLAAAAGPALAEADFVASPLKRTRRTMEILRGALGLPPEAYRVDPRLREIGFGSWEGSTWAEIRRRDPAGAAGRDRDRWHYRPPGLGAESYAGLVERVGPMIAGLERDTVIVAHGGVARAALVALGHLDVYAAPRLGIRQGEVLILEPGGWRWA, from the coding sequence TTGGGTACGATCTACTTCATCCGGCACGGCCAGACCGCCTGGAACGCCGAGGGGCGCCTCCAGGGCGGGCGCGACACCGACCTCAATGCCCAGGGGGAGGCACAGGCCGCGGCCGTGGCGGAGCGCCTCGCCGCCGCGGCGGGGCCGGCCCTGGCAGAGGCCGATTTCGTCGCGAGCCCGCTCAAGCGCACCCGGCGCACCATGGAGATCCTGCGGGGCGCACTCGGCCTGCCGCCCGAGGCGTACCGCGTCGACCCGCGCCTGCGGGAGATCGGTTTCGGCAGCTGGGAAGGCTCCACCTGGGCGGAGATCCGCCGCCGCGACCCGGCCGGGGCCGCCGGCCGCGACCGAGACCGCTGGCACTACCGCCCGCCCGGTCTCGGCGCGGAGAGCTATGCCGGCCTCGTCGAGCGCGTCGGGCCGATGATCGCGGGGCTGGAGCGGGACACGGTCATCGTCGCCCATGGCGGCGTCGCGCGGGCCGCGCTGGTCGCCCTCGGCCACCTCGACGTCTACGCGGCGCCCCGCCTGGGCATCCGCCAGGGCGAGGTCCTGATCCTCGAGCCCGGTGGCTGGCGCTGGGCTTGA
- a CDS encoding AAA family ATPase codes for MLVVREVAISGYRSLRRIGFPVDALSVFVGGNGTGKTNLYRSLELLQAAARGTLTRDLAAEGGMDSALWAGRRRQGEAARIRLSATLRHDTIGQEFVYAVEIGLVQQVGGTTFGAAFRKEPQVKAERLTVRTRGRAAVILDRDGRSGFVRDAEGRKRTLGGDLLPTETALGSLLDATGHPEIAVVRLALAGWRFHHDFRTDAESPLRRPCLAVTTPTLASDGADLAAVFATLAHIREDTTEIDEAVDGAFPGAALVLPEPGRHARFGLRFPDFPGRTFDPPELSDGTLRYLDLAGALLGYRLPPFIALNEPETSLHPDLMDPLARLIARAAERTQVWLVTHSERLAAGIAEHGKVRPRTVIKRDGETWIDGLTLSGEFDEAEDA; via the coding sequence ATGCTGGTGGTTCGAGAGGTCGCGATCTCGGGCTACCGCTCGCTGCGGCGGATCGGCTTCCCGGTCGACGCGCTGTCGGTCTTCGTCGGCGGCAACGGCACCGGCAAGACCAACCTCTACCGGTCTTTGGAGTTGCTGCAGGCCGCCGCCCGGGGCACCCTCACCCGCGACCTCGCCGCCGAGGGCGGCATGGACTCCGCCCTCTGGGCCGGCCGCCGGCGGCAGGGCGAGGCGGCGCGGATCCGCCTGTCGGCCACCCTGCGCCACGACACGATCGGGCAGGAATTCGTCTACGCCGTCGAGATCGGGCTGGTGCAGCAGGTCGGCGGGACGACCTTCGGCGCCGCCTTCCGGAAGGAGCCGCAGGTCAAGGCCGAGCGCCTGACGGTCCGCACCCGCGGCCGCGCGGCCGTGATCCTCGATCGCGACGGGCGGAGCGGCTTCGTCCGGGACGCGGAGGGCCGCAAGCGCACCCTCGGCGGTGACCTGCTGCCGACCGAGACCGCCCTCGGCAGCCTCCTCGACGCCACCGGCCATCCCGAGATCGCCGTGGTCCGCCTCGCCCTGGCGGGGTGGCGCTTCCACCACGATTTCCGGACGGATGCCGAGTCGCCCCTGCGCCGGCCCTGCCTCGCGGTGACGACGCCGACCCTCGCGTCCGACGGCGCGGACCTCGCCGCCGTCTTCGCCACCCTGGCGCATATCCGGGAGGACACGACCGAGATCGACGAGGCCGTCGACGGCGCCTTCCCGGGCGCGGCGCTCGTGCTGCCGGAGCCGGGCCGTCACGCGCGCTTCGGCCTGCGCTTCCCCGACTTCCCGGGCCGGACCTTCGATCCTCCGGAACTGTCGGACGGCACCCTGCGCTACCTCGACCTGGCCGGCGCGCTGCTCGGCTACCGGCTGCCGCCGTTCATCGCGCTGAACGAGCCCGAAACCAGCCTGCATCCCGATCTCATGGATCCGCTGGCTCGGCTGATCGCGCGGGCCGCGGAGCGCACGCAGGTCTGGCTCGTCACGCACTCGGAGCGGCTGGCGGCCGGCATCGCGGAGCACGGGAAGGTCCGGCCGCGCACCGTCATCAAGCGCGACGGCGAGACCTGGATCGACGGGCTCACGCTCTCGGGGGAGTTCGACGAGGCGGAGGACGCGTGA